One region of Cystobacter ferrugineus genomic DNA includes:
- a CDS encoding TolB family protein, which produces MKALVRILGLAAMAGLAAACEPLDIDFGGGGGGGGGGAFSSGFVFVRNDKDGRNVYAVDEDGNASFPLRLTTQGGAYEPTVSRSGLLAAFVYRSGSTWEIRTVPTTGTGQASTVVSSTSTSCSGCSNFHYPTISPTGETIVFTLTKNNTSSLAKVNVDGSGFQIILSGTRVYGAASFFPDGRNVLVAAGFTANPLDTLLKVNLSTGVANPITSSLGTTGATSVVSRAVVSPDGSRVAFDGQTTNGPHIFVGQLDSQSLYNVTQLTKHSGDDAGAVDTWPSWRGNTEVTFLSNAGSDNNIYRISTATSGAGSLVVPIALEPSYGGT; this is translated from the coding sequence ATGAAGGCGTTGGTACGGATTCTTGGACTGGCCGCGATGGCCGGGCTGGCGGCGGCGTGCGAGCCGCTGGATATCGATTTCGGGGGCGGTGGTGGTGGCGGCGGCGGCGGAGCCTTCAGCAGTGGCTTCGTCTTCGTGCGCAACGACAAGGATGGCCGCAACGTGTACGCGGTGGATGAGGACGGCAACGCCAGCTTTCCGCTGCGGTTGACCACCCAGGGCGGGGCGTACGAGCCCACCGTGTCGCGCAGCGGCCTGCTCGCGGCGTTCGTGTACCGCTCGGGCTCGACGTGGGAGATCCGCACGGTGCCCACCACGGGCACGGGTCAGGCTTCCACGGTCGTCTCCAGCACGAGCACCTCCTGCTCGGGCTGCTCCAACTTCCACTACCCCACCATCAGCCCCACGGGGGAGACGATCGTCTTCACCCTGACGAAGAACAACACCTCGTCCCTGGCGAAGGTGAACGTTGACGGCTCGGGCTTCCAGATCATCCTCAGTGGCACCCGCGTCTATGGCGCGGCGTCCTTCTTCCCGGATGGCCGCAACGTGCTCGTGGCGGCGGGCTTCACCGCCAACCCGTTGGACACGCTGCTCAAGGTGAACCTGTCGACGGGCGTCGCCAATCCCATCACCAGCAGCCTGGGTACCACGGGGGCGACGTCGGTGGTGTCGCGCGCCGTGGTGTCCCCGGATGGGTCGCGCGTGGCCTTCGATGGCCAGACGACCAACGGCCCCCATATCTTCGTGGGTCAACTGGACAGCCAGAGTCTCTACAACGTGACGCAGCTCACCAAACATTCAGGGGATGATGCCGGTGCGGTGGATACTTGGCCGAGCTGGCGCGGCAACACCGAGGTGACCTTCCTGTCCAACGCGGGTAGCGACAACAACATCTACCGCATCAGCACCGCCACCTCTGGCGCGGGCTCTCTCGTGGTGCCGATCGCGCTCGAGCCCTCCTACGGCGGCACGTAG
- a CDS encoding non-proteolytic archaemetzincin-like protein, with the protein MPQKALLLVPVGNPPPVLLRDLEEPLALQLGLRVVVSKAALSTPTYAFNKDRAQYHCNAIMRRLVTLMEPGHAMVMGVTDVDLFVPDSPFVLGEADRESKSAVLSVSRLRQGVEGEQLKRRVQVEAIHLAGHLLGLSYCEDARCVMFFAQTPQDCDRKHMSPCNNCRNEFNKISR; encoded by the coding sequence ATGCCGCAGAAGGCCCTCCTGCTGGTGCCCGTGGGCAATCCGCCACCGGTACTCCTGCGGGACTTGGAGGAGCCCCTCGCGTTGCAACTGGGTCTGCGGGTTGTCGTGAGCAAGGCGGCCCTGTCCACGCCCACCTACGCCTTCAACAAGGACCGGGCGCAGTACCACTGCAACGCCATCATGCGGCGGCTGGTGACGTTGATGGAGCCGGGCCACGCCATGGTGATGGGCGTCACGGACGTGGACCTGTTCGTGCCGGACTCGCCCTTCGTGCTGGGCGAGGCGGACCGGGAGTCCAAGAGCGCGGTGTTGAGTGTGTCGCGGCTGCGCCAGGGCGTCGAGGGCGAGCAGCTCAAGCGCCGCGTGCAGGTGGAGGCCATCCATCTGGCGGGGCACCTGCTGGGGCTGTCCTACTGCGAGGACGCGCGGTGCGTGATGTTCTTCGCCCAGACGCCCCAGGACTGCGACCGCAAGCACATGTCGCCCTGCAACAACTGCCGCAACGAGTTCAATAAGATCTCCCGCTGA
- the truB gene encoding tRNA pseudouridine(55) synthase TruB translates to MKPGIYLAHKPVGVTSFSLVRAFMGEVEAAGLTRKQLPVCHGGTLDPFAEGLLLLLAGPATHLMDGLHALPKTYEAEVVWGVETDTGDGLGQPTPLGSTAHLTPAALDAALAPFLGWSDQVPPATSAKKVGGEPAYKKAHRGEAVELPPSRVYLHEARWLAHDLPHRSHLRLTCRGGYYVRSLARDLGRALGCGAHLSRLRRTAIGPWEDPGPNGRVALHGPALLPWYPSRAIAGDEVNALKHGRTIPRGELRLPEWSLPPGFPPPEPLVRALQRGRFVALLREQDGALQVHTHLWAGL, encoded by the coding sequence ATGAAGCCCGGCATCTATCTGGCCCATAAACCGGTGGGCGTCACCAGTTTTTCCCTCGTGCGGGCCTTCATGGGGGAAGTGGAGGCCGCGGGCCTCACGCGCAAGCAGCTCCCCGTGTGCCATGGGGGCACGTTGGACCCGTTCGCCGAGGGGCTCCTGCTGCTGCTCGCCGGCCCCGCCACGCACCTCATGGACGGGCTGCACGCCCTGCCCAAGACGTACGAGGCCGAGGTCGTCTGGGGCGTGGAGACGGACACCGGGGACGGGCTCGGCCAGCCCACCCCGCTCGGCTCCACCGCCCACCTCACCCCCGCCGCCCTGGACGCCGCGCTCGCTCCCTTCCTCGGTTGGAGCGACCAGGTGCCGCCCGCCACCAGCGCCAAGAAGGTGGGGGGCGAGCCCGCCTACAAGAAGGCCCACCGGGGCGAGGCCGTGGAGCTGCCCCCCTCGCGCGTCTACCTGCACGAGGCGCGCTGGCTCGCGCATGACCTGCCCCACCGCAGCCACCTGCGCCTCACCTGCCGCGGGGGCTACTACGTGCGCTCCCTCGCGAGAGACCTCGGCCGGGCGCTCGGGTGTGGCGCGCACCTGTCCCGGCTGCGCCGCACCGCCATCGGCCCCTGGGAGGATCCCGGCCCCAACGGCCGCGTCGCCCTGCACGGCCCGGCGCTCCTGCCCTGGTACCCCTCGCGCGCCATCGCCGGCGACGAGGTGAATGCCCTCAAGCACGGGCGCACCATACCCCGGGGCGAACTCCGGCTTCCCGAGTGGTCCCTCCCTCCGGGCTTCCCGCCACCCGAGCCGCTCGTGCGGGCCCTGCAACGCGGGCGCTTCGTCGCGCTGCTGCGCGAACAGGACGGCGCCCTCCAGGTGCACACCCACCTGTGGGCCGGACTCTGA
- a CDS encoding serine/threonine-protein kinase PknK, with the protein MSAAALQQEEEQGRIGPYCLLGRLSAGGMGVVYRARHEETGELVALKTVRVPEVAMLRGIRREIHALRRIQHPGVVRVLAEGVQDGLPWYAMELLEGMTLRRFIDVLWRRDARMTQEVPTQAVSAPAPLTSGEGRMVFQSYGPPPEDQRRPAAQGRLDEVLSLVRRLCSSLAFLHGEGLVHRDLKPDNIVIRPDGTPVLVDFGLASNFGGPLSRESLDVSGSMEGSYIYMAPEQIKGGLVDARADLYSLGCILHELVVGQPPFSGMGWEVLRRHLKETPHAPSRWVHGVPPELDALVLRMLAKVPRERIGYVADVGAVLVGLCSGALSEDAPPAPRPYLYRPEFVGRLGLLEELEARLERVREQQGGCLFIGGESGAGKTRLVMECAVLASRRAFRVVTGGCLPLSGGAGGESRHGEPLHAFKPLLQAIADECRQRGLHETEHLLGERGKVLALYEPALAELPGQDAWPEPPRLPPQAARERLMRCLAGTLAAFCEKDPVLLVMDDLQWADELSLGALDFLREGFLRGASMLVMGTYRTEELGTALRVLIESPGMEHRVLGQFDAPVVACMVEDMLSMASPPASFVNFLTTRSAGNPFFVAEYLRTAIDERLLYRDALGQWQVAARDDALARLHEALPLPGSLHDLVCRRLDGLGTEARRLLEVAAVLGRELDSDILAAAAGLEDLQELEALEELRARHVLEDAGNGRLRFVHDKLREFSYEGISPGRGRALHRAAALALEAQDVWGGVSPSLYPVLAHHWEQAQDDVWTFEYLEKAARHALAAGSNAEACGYLNRALELEVRRGRDRGVRLDAVRRARWERLLAEALHGLSDFDGCIVHCQRSLEELGEPLPNTERGWWRFLLAQAARQVLHLMVPQRWRRVEDRQARERLGDAALSALRLAECYYWRYDAFRMMATALLSTNLAERAGRDEKVLRLYGQLGSIAGFARLDALARAYFRRAQQEDRALDDPSAMAFGLISESMYHASFARWPRAALKASEAQGTLLLLGNQGEFELTEVLLGHVDFFTGHFEQALERFARLRETARKRGHFQHMVWSMYTMARSLLVLDRGDEARVLLRESAALLEGKHDPLSHIITRGLLAVAALERGEWEAARDEADQVMVLARRYPPMLFTEGHGYEGAARTYLTLWERERVSGQPAPAVAAEARAACERLSSFSNRFPLAGPMALRCEGRMHWLAGRAWRARQALKRSARRARELGMPLDEALAWLELGRVLELGSRERESCLRQAREGFAALGCAGLVRQAEALLSGGPPAA; encoded by the coding sequence GCATGACCCTGCGCCGCTTCATCGACGTGCTGTGGCGGCGCGATGCGCGCATGACCCAGGAAGTTCCTACCCAGGCCGTCTCCGCCCCCGCGCCCCTGACGTCCGGGGAAGGGCGGATGGTGTTCCAGTCCTACGGGCCGCCCCCGGAGGATCAGCGGAGGCCCGCCGCCCAGGGGCGTCTGGACGAGGTGCTCTCCCTGGTGCGCCGCCTGTGCTCCTCGCTCGCCTTCCTTCATGGCGAGGGGCTCGTGCACCGGGATCTCAAGCCGGACAACATCGTCATCCGTCCGGACGGCACACCGGTGCTGGTGGACTTCGGTCTGGCCTCCAACTTCGGTGGGCCGCTCAGCCGCGAGTCGCTCGACGTGTCCGGCAGCATGGAGGGCTCGTACATCTACATGGCCCCCGAGCAGATCAAGGGCGGGCTGGTGGATGCGCGGGCGGATCTCTATTCACTCGGTTGCATCCTGCATGAGCTGGTGGTGGGCCAGCCGCCCTTCTCCGGCATGGGCTGGGAGGTGTTGCGGCGGCACCTGAAGGAGACGCCCCACGCGCCCTCGCGCTGGGTGCACGGGGTGCCGCCGGAGCTGGATGCGCTGGTGTTGCGCATGCTGGCGAAGGTGCCGCGCGAGCGCATCGGCTACGTGGCGGACGTGGGCGCGGTGCTCGTCGGGCTGTGCTCCGGGGCGCTGTCCGAGGACGCTCCGCCGGCTCCGCGGCCCTACCTGTACCGGCCGGAGTTCGTGGGCCGCCTCGGACTGCTCGAGGAACTGGAGGCCCGGCTGGAGCGGGTCCGGGAGCAGCAGGGCGGGTGTCTGTTCATCGGCGGGGAGAGTGGCGCGGGCAAGACGCGGTTGGTGATGGAGTGTGCGGTGCTCGCCAGCCGGCGCGCCTTCCGGGTCGTCACCGGAGGCTGTCTTCCGCTGTCGGGTGGAGCGGGGGGCGAGTCCCGCCATGGTGAGCCGCTGCATGCCTTCAAGCCCCTGCTCCAGGCCATCGCCGACGAGTGCCGGCAGCGGGGCCTGCACGAGACGGAGCACCTGCTGGGCGAGCGGGGCAAGGTGCTCGCCCTCTATGAGCCCGCGCTGGCGGAGCTGCCCGGACAGGACGCGTGGCCCGAGCCTCCGCGGTTGCCGCCCCAGGCCGCGCGCGAGCGCCTCATGCGCTGCCTCGCCGGGACGCTCGCGGCCTTCTGCGAGAAGGATCCCGTGCTGCTGGTGATGGATGACCTGCAGTGGGCCGATGAGCTGTCGCTGGGCGCGCTGGACTTCCTGCGCGAGGGCTTCCTGCGAGGTGCGTCCATGCTGGTGATGGGCACCTACCGCACCGAGGAGCTGGGCACGGCGCTGCGCGTGTTGATCGAGTCGCCGGGGATGGAGCACCGGGTGCTGGGCCAGTTCGACGCCCCGGTGGTGGCGTGCATGGTGGAGGACATGCTGTCGATGGCCTCGCCTCCGGCCTCCTTCGTCAACTTCCTCACCACGCGCTCGGCGGGCAATCCCTTCTTCGTGGCGGAGTACCTGCGCACGGCGATCGACGAGCGGCTGTTGTATCGCGATGCCTTGGGCCAGTGGCAGGTGGCCGCCCGGGACGACGCGCTGGCGCGGTTGCACGAGGCCCTGCCCCTGCCGGGTTCGCTGCACGACCTGGTGTGCCGGCGCCTGGATGGCCTGGGCACCGAGGCGCGCCGGCTGTTGGAGGTGGCGGCGGTGCTCGGCCGCGAGCTGGACTCGGACATCCTGGCGGCGGCGGCTGGACTGGAGGACCTGCAGGAGCTGGAGGCGCTGGAGGAGCTGCGCGCGCGGCACGTGCTGGAGGACGCGGGCAACGGACGGCTGCGCTTCGTGCACGACAAGCTGCGCGAGTTCTCCTACGAGGGCATCTCCCCCGGGCGGGGGCGCGCGCTGCACCGCGCGGCGGCGCTCGCGCTGGAGGCGCAGGATGTGTGGGGCGGGGTATCGCCCTCGCTCTACCCGGTGCTGGCGCACCATTGGGAGCAGGCCCAGGACGACGTGTGGACGTTCGAGTACCTGGAGAAGGCGGCCCGGCACGCGCTCGCGGCGGGCTCGAACGCGGAGGCGTGTGGCTACCTGAACCGGGCGCTGGAATTGGAGGTACGGCGCGGACGGGACAGGGGCGTGCGCCTGGACGCGGTGCGGCGCGCGCGCTGGGAGCGGCTGCTGGCCGAGGCCCTGCACGGCCTGTCCGACTTCGATGGCTGCATCGTCCACTGCCAGCGCTCGTTGGAGGAGCTGGGCGAGCCCCTGCCGAACACGGAGCGGGGGTGGTGGCGCTTCCTGTTGGCGCAGGCGGCGCGGCAGGTGCTGCACCTGATGGTGCCCCAGCGCTGGCGGCGGGTGGAGGACCGGCAGGCGCGCGAGCGGCTGGGGGACGCGGCGCTCTCCGCGTTGCGGCTCGCCGAGTGCTACTACTGGCGCTACGACGCGTTCCGGATGATGGCCACGGCGCTCCTGTCCACCAACCTGGCCGAGCGCGCGGGGCGGGACGAGAAGGTGCTGCGGTTGTACGGGCAGCTCGGCTCCATCGCGGGCTTCGCGCGGCTCGACGCGCTGGCGCGTGCGTACTTCCGCCGGGCGCAGCAGGAGGACCGGGCGCTGGATGACCCGAGCGCCATGGCCTTCGGCCTCATCTCCGAGTCGATGTACCACGCGAGCTTCGCGCGCTGGCCGCGCGCCGCGCTCAAGGCGAGCGAGGCGCAGGGGACGTTGCTGCTGCTGGGCAACCAGGGCGAGTTCGAGCTGACGGAGGTGTTGCTCGGGCACGTGGACTTCTTCACGGGGCACTTCGAGCAGGCCTTGGAGCGCTTCGCGCGCCTGCGAGAGACGGCGCGCAAGCGGGGGCATTTCCAGCACATGGTGTGGAGCATGTACACCATGGCGCGCAGCCTGCTCGTGCTGGACCGGGGGGACGAGGCGCGGGTGTTGCTGCGCGAGTCGGCGGCGCTGCTCGAGGGCAAGCACGATCCGCTCTCGCACATCATCACCCGGGGGCTGCTGGCGGTGGCCGCGCTGGAGCGGGGGGAGTGGGAGGCGGCGCGGGACGAGGCGGATCAGGTGATGGTGCTCGCGCGGCGCTATCCACCGATGCTCTTCACCGAGGGCCATGGCTACGAGGGCGCGGCGCGCACGTACCTGACGTTGTGGGAGCGCGAGCGGGTGTCGGGCCAGCCCGCCCCGGCGGTGGCGGCGGAGGCGCGGGCGGCCTGCGAGCGGCTGTCGTCGTTCTCGAACCGGTTCCCCCTGGCGGGGCCCATGGCGCTGCGGTGCGAGGGGCGGATGCACTGGCTGGCGGGCCGCGCGTGGCGGGCGCGCCAGGCGTTGAAGCGCAGTGCGCGGCGGGCACGGGAGCTGGGCATGCCCCTGGACGAGGCGCTCGCCTGGCTGGAGCTGGGCCGCGTCCTGGAGCTGGGCTCGCGGGAGCGTGAGAGCTGTCTGCGTCAGGCGCGGGAGGGCTTCGCGGCGCTGGGGTGCGCGGGGCTCGTGCGTCAGGCGGAGGCCCTGCTCTCGGGCGGGCCGCCCGCGGCGTGA